The proteins below come from a single Papaver somniferum cultivar HN1 chromosome 11, ASM357369v1, whole genome shotgun sequence genomic window:
- the LOC113323747 gene encoding 60S ribosomal protein L35-like, with amino-acid sequence MARIKVHELRDKSKTDLLNQLKDLKAELALLRVAKVTGGAPNKLSKIKVVRLSIAQVLTVISQKQKSALRDAYKGKKFLPLDLRPKKTRAIRRRLTKHQLSLKTEREKKKEMYFPMRKYAIKV; translated from the exons ATGG CGAGGATTAAGGTTCATGAACTCAGAGATAAGTCTAAGACTGATTTATTGAACCAGTTGAAGGATCTGAAAGCTGAACTAGCTTTACTCCGTGTTGCTAAGGTTACTGGTGGAGCTCCAAACAAGCTCTCTAAGAT CAAGGTGGTAAGGTTGTCGATTGCACAAGTTTTGACCGTGATTTCTCAAAAACAGAAGTCTGCTTTGAGGGATGCTTACAAGGGTAAGAAGTTTTTGCCACTTGATCTTCGTCCTAAGAAGACTAGAGCTATCAGGAGACGTCTTACCAAACATCAG CTGTCACTGAAAactgaaagagagaagaagaaggagatgtaCTTCCCAATGAGAAAGTATGCAATCAAGGTGTAG